Below is a genomic region from Periplaneta americana isolate PAMFEO1 chromosome 7, P.americana_PAMFEO1_priV1, whole genome shotgun sequence.
taattcaatctgtaggttaaactgctgcatgaagtcaaaaaagtagtagcagcagtagcaggaatagtagtagtaataataccagtagcagcagcattagcataagaaattgtttcattaatccgtaactaagacaagaattACTTTCAAAAAGGGTGGaaacacgtgacagttaattacttttattgaagttattttaaacagttcctaGGACCTtcgttacggaattcgcgctggttcgattcctcatgggggaagaaattttctcatgaaatttcggccagtgtatgggaccggtgcccacccagcatcgtgatgtacttggggagctacgataggtagcgaaatccggttgcgaataccagctataacggctggagggatcatcgtgctaaccacacgatacctccattctgcttcggcatgtgggcgtgaggccagcagccggctggtcggtctaggcctatctgggctgtagcgccacggattattttattattatttatataaaaaaatgtatctttataatttatgcagtttctgtatgtttaagttcggtgaataattttattagtcatgtatgcactgaaacattaGCTGTtttaagaaaatgaatgatagaGTGAGAGAaggacaataacagtgtataataacgtagtttgaaaggtaatcactatcttcgaaatgagttgaacacactgaatgattcaatgtagggtagaaattctctctgcggattgcacctatccactttcggttaagggaatctttactcagaggaaacttgaagtgTAAAGAgtggcaagtacaatagtttgtgttccgtaacataatatggaggaaaaaatcgtcgtagaaattaaggattaactaaccagtgaaatataacattccttccttctttatcgttacatccgtgtgcattactgcaataaaaagcagcacacgaaagaaccatgCTTATTCAGCTCTatcaaacaaatggccgctcgttgactgttcaatttgggaacataacactagcgccagtgagcggtctagcggttatttagtaagtctatgcacgaaccttgccgaatagggatgttgccaaacttccgtcaaacggtgtcataaataactggtcctccatgctacaatattatttctttcaatcaaaatacatcttgtatttctacattttttaaacctaaatccatatctcgaatcactttccgtagtttttctctccaaccttggaaattattactcTCTCGCAAacatcagtaatttcttcaatgttgaaacttctttctgaacggtataaaattcttgtatctttcttcttaaaatacatcggttcatatcatctacaataatcaaaagttcccttggtctgttcttctctggtgattctagcttttcatctcctgcacagattccctctctcctgattttctttattaggagttctgacctgtctatataaattacataaaatgttgtattattagtattagttaagtaagttatttaatatataatcaattgaaataaaataagcctcacctgtgatgtcagttgctcttttcgttgcctgatttacaggaaacagatattgacatgtttgtttctcttcatcgcaaaatgctattacgtacttgcttaataatatttctttcgccactccgtgccacagtattcatgttgagttgacaacactggactgcaagtgcaaatattgtaaactgtcccgcaagaaggccaaaattgtgaatagtggggaacaaagggagagagatataaaagagagagataggaatgcagggagggaaatgaattaccgaggctgagaaggaattagagttcagttcgcatatcttacgggggcacagatccgatggtcagaCTATACTTACATCATCGAGCTCTGGAATAGCGTCTTTAGTATATTTCAGTACGCATGTAATGCTCAGAGATCACAAGTATTCTTACAGATTGTAGAATTTTCTCCCTGAAAATGAGAATTTTcacgaaataattattttactctcaAGACGCAGACTAAATGTGAACGACTAACATTGCAATGTTTATTGATAAAGTCACGTTACTGTTGCAGGAGCCGTCCTACCCGCACGTGCACTGGTACCGCTTCGGCAACTTCGTGTTCATAGTCCTGGGCTGCTGCTGTATCTACTCGCTCTTCAACGTCACCTCCATAGTCATCAAACAAGCACTCAACTGGCTCATCGTGCGCCTTGACTGTCGCTGCTTCGAGGACGCCACCGGCGCCGCTGGTCGCATGTGGAGACGACACTCGATGCGGATCCAGCAGAGCAGACGTCGACGTCGGAGACGCTCAAGCGCCGGCATGCCTGGGAACCTCCGACGCCATCGTAAGCCTCACCTGGCTGCAACCTTCGGTCGTCGAGCGCCGGTTTGCGGCGTCGTTTCAGACGGAAACGCCAAGTCACCCAACAAGGACGGCGACTCGGACTCCATGGGCTACGACTCGGAGGGAGACGGCGCCGGCGGCAGGCGTCTGTCTGGAGAGATGATTTCTATGAAGGACTTCCTGCAAGCCAACAAAGTGTCGCTCGCTGTAATGCAAAAGCAGCTGTACGAGACTGCCCAGATGCAGAGGGGTGGATATCACCATGGAAATGACAGAGGGTATTATAGTGGTGGGCGCAGACCTCCAGGAAGTTTCACGCCAGGAACCGTGGGTCCTTTGGCAATTGTTAGTCAGAAATTGGGTGAAAGCGGCAGCGGCAGGTAACGGGCATCGAGACCGCAGTACCCAGCATTGTAATATACAAGTGCAGTGTGGACAAAAGAGAACAGCCAACTTTGGGATAAAAATGCAGTGTGACGTTATATCTAGCATTCCACTTCAATACCAGGGTGAAGCATTTCTTAAAGTAACTTGCATCGTGAAGttgaattttacaagagaaactTCCTTGAATGAACTTATcggtttagctttaaaaataggaagtttaatattttaagaatctCAAATGGGAAGCGTTGTAATGTATTAGACTTTAGTATGAAAGATATAACGCTCGAAGTTAAGATATGTACAAATATATTGatggtaattttaaatttaattttgaaaagttcAAAAAACATTCATATTTGCGTAATAGGTCCAATAATTTTATGGACTACAATTATTGTGAACTCCGATTATGTATTTGTCAGCATATCCATTTTCAAACTTACTTTCCCAAATATGAACTTCTGCCAAAGTTGATATAGTCGCTGCAAATAGTGTTCAAAAAACTTAATGTTTCTTTTTTCCGAAATCAATAAGACTATTTTCGTTGCAACTATTTCACGAA
It encodes:
- the LOC138702774 gene encoding potassium channel subfamily K member 13-like — its product is MFDESAGRYEKKGYGNTTPQTTAGKAVVILYGFLGCSGGILFFNLFLERIITFLAFILRTFHLRRIKKRMGSAALSARRASRISRASLPDDLDEDDSSLDNWKPSVYWVMLYLTLASMVLASCAAAVYSPFEDWSFFESIYFCFVSFATIGFGDYVSTQEPSYPHVHWYRFGNFVFIVLGCCCIYSLFNVTSIVIKQALNWLIVRLDCRCFEDATGAAGRMWRRHSMRIQQSRRRRRRRSSAGMPGNLRRHRKPHLAATFGRRAPVCGVVSDGNAKSPNKDGDSDSMGYDSEGDGAGGRRLSGEMISMKDFLQANKVSLAVMQKQLYETAQMQRGGYHHGNDRGYYSGGRRPPGSFTPGTVGPLAIVSQKLGESGSGR